A DNA window from Lutra lutra chromosome 8, mLutLut1.2, whole genome shotgun sequence contains the following coding sequences:
- the NAP1L1 gene encoding nucleosome assembly protein 1-like 1 isoform X9, whose protein sequence is MADIDNKEQSELDQDLDDVEEVEEEETGEETKIKARQLTVQMMQNPQILAALQERLDGLVETPTGYIESLPRVVKRRVNALKNLQVKCAQIEAKFYEEVHDLERKYAVLYQPLFDKRFEIINAIYEPTEEECEWKPDEEDEISEELKEKAKIEDEKKDEEKEDPKGIPEFWLTVFKNVDLLSDMVQEHDEPILKHLKDIKVKFSDAGQPMSFVLEFHFEPNEYFTNEVLTKTYRMRSEPDDSDPFSFDGPEIMGCTGCQIDWKKGKNVTLKTIKKKQKHKGRGTVRTVTKTVSNDSFFNFFAPPEVPESGDLDDDAEAILAADFEIGHFLRERIIPRSVLYFTGEAIEDDDDDVSESESCIEIIW, encoded by the exons CAAAGAACAGTCTGAACTTGATCAAGATTTGGATGATGttgaagaagtagaagaagaagaaactggtgaagaaacaaaaatcaaag cgcgTCAGCTGACTGTTCAGATGATGCAAAATCCTCAGATTCTTGCAGCCCTTCAAGAAAGACTTGATGGTCTGGTAGAAACACCAACAGGATACATTGAAAG TTTGCCTAGGGTAGTTAAAAGACGAGTGAATGCTCTCAAAAATCTTCAAGTTAAATGTGCACAGATAGAAGCCAAATTCTATGAGGAAGTTCATGATCTTGAAAGAAAGTATGCTGTTCTCTATCAGCCTCTGTTTGATAAG cGATTTGAGATCATTAATGCAATTTATGAACCTACGGAAGAAGAATGTGAATGGAAACCAGATGAGGAGGATGAAATTTCG GAGGAGCtgaaagaaaaagccaagattgaagatgagaaaaaagatgaagaaaaagaagaccccAAGGGAATTCCTGAATTCTGGTTAACTGTTTTTAAGAATGTTGACTTGCTCAGTGATATGGTTCAg GAACATGATGAACCTATTTTGAAGCACTTGAAAGATATTAAAGTGAAGTTCTCAGATGCTGGCCAGCCCATG agtttcgTCTTAGAATTTCACTTTGAACCCAATGAATATTTCACAAATGAAGTGTTGACAAAGACATATAGGATGAGGTCAGAACCAGATGATTCTGATCCCTTTTCTTTCGATGGACCAGAAATTATGGGTTGTACAGG GTGCCAGATAgattggaaaaaaggaaagaatgtcacTTTGAAAACCATTAAGAAGAAGCAGAAACACAAGGGACGTGGGACAGTTCGTACTGTGACCAAAACAGTTTCCAATgactctttctttaatttttttgcccCTCCTGAAG TTCCTGAGAGCGGAGATCTG gatGATGATGCTGAAGCTATCCTTGCTGCAGACTTTGAAATTGGTCACTTTTTACGTGAGCGCATAATCCCAAGATCAGTGTTATACTTTACTGGAGAAGCTattgaagatgatgatgatgatgtgagTGAATCTGAATCCTGCATTGAAATCATTTGGTGA